In Diachasmimorpha longicaudata isolate KC_UGA_2023 chromosome 7, iyDiaLong2, whole genome shotgun sequence, the following proteins share a genomic window:
- the LOC135164252 gene encoding D-aminoacyl-tRNA deacylase 1 isoform X2 produces MKAIIQRVTQASVTVHGQVISSIANGLCVLVGIKTDDTLADVEYIVKKILNLKLFDGENGKRWGASVIDKQYEVLCVSQFTLYHIMKGNKLDFHRAMSAVHAEPFYRNFIAELGKVYNPEFIKDGKFGAMMQVHIENDGPVTIEIESPEPK; encoded by the exons ATGAAGGCTATTATTCAGAGGGTTACACAGGCGTCAGTCACAG TTCACGGGCAGGTAATTAGCAGCATTGCTAATGGGCTTTGTGTGCTTGTTGGGATAAAAACGGATGACACTCTTGCAGACGTGGAATACAT AgtcaaaaaaatcctgaatttGAAATTGTTTGATGGTGAAAATGGAAAGAGATGGGGAGCCAGTGTTATAGATAAACAATACGAAGTTCTATGCGTCAGCCAATTCACTCTCTATCATATTATGAAAGGGAATAAATTAGATTTTCATCGAGCTATGTCTGCGGTGCATGCTGAACCATTTTACAGGAATTTCATTGCGGAACTTGGGAAAGTTTATAATCCTGAGTTTATTAAAG ATGGAAAATTTGGAGCAATGATGCAAGTTCATATCGAAAATGATGGACCAGTAACTATCGAAATTGAATCGCCTGAGCCAAAATGA
- the LOC135164246 gene encoding GRIP and coiled-coil domain-containing protein 1 encodes MDKIMKGDSTERYKDKQPFNNYQGITMNSKTREVNTNNTEAKDSGPVRRGESVDELKNQLGILMNSLATLSAEKSRMEANFQSDRKTLRSEREECDKLIKDLKEKLRRAQHNTHSEIEHLKYKLIMERHEREKEQADNSAMMKELQRVITDERRSKETFEQQIKELRNHVGNKTQHKILEAELEIANNKLKEAEAAVKETPPVLVSLQSEMAALKKQHRMAIHEERKRAAAAEQKAKILEMAHESRVVGLESRLAELSETVGGYDRMRQQDQFAIQKLKDQLSELQMNKVKDYSSRNVDETPEIISSRIKELYSKLLDVCNEKDNKFSVDDFLQNMNLRNISKDCDYKEQYEILEHEFENYKQQMSAKLESVNDLESENKRADKSTELHLARTYSKNLEERIRMLNKEASNKESEINLKLEQQNQQIQEERIRFERILSQKETEFRSKVGALEHQILRQRERSLALLEEKDQEITTLKSSFRAILTKHEGLSGNPEGGDDKKLIESNVDFVTSLLTVDSPPMLHYAQELARRDIQVSGLRKQNSELEAALRENQRDFMATTQRHAEEMKTLESKITRLEAYKSREGANLEYLKNVIVNFLTNNDSSSRRHMLNAIGTVLRFTPDEMGKIQRNK; translated from the exons AtggataaaataatgaaaggaGACTCGACGGAGAGATATAAGGACAAACAACCCTTCAATAACTATCAAG GAATCACGATGAATTCAAAAACAAGGGAAGTTAATACTAACAACACCGAAGCGAAAGACAGTGGGCCTGTGAGAAGAGGAGAGAGTGTAGAcgagttgaaaaatcaattaggTATATTGATGAATTCATTGGCAACGTTGTCAGCTGAAAAATCGAGAATGGAAGCCAATTTCCAGAGTGATAGGAAGACACTGCGTAGCGAACGTGAAGAG TGTGATAAATTAATCAAGgacttgaaagaaaaattacgacGAGCTCAGCACAATACCCACTCCGAAATTGAGCATCTGaagtataaattaataatggaGCGTCATGAACGGGAAAAAGAGCAGGCAGACAATTCGGCGATGATGAAGGAGCTTCAACGTGTCATCACGGATGAGCGTCGCTCCAAGGAAACTTTCGAGCAGCAAATAAAAGAATTGAGAAATCACGTGGGAAATAAAACTCAGCATAAAATTCTAGAAGCAGAACTGGAAATTGCTAATAACAAACTGAAAGAGGCAGAGGCAGCTGTCAAGGAAACTCCTCCAGTTCTGGTGTCCCTGCAATCTGAGATGGCAGCTCTCAAGAAACAACACCGAATGGCAATTCACGAAGAGCGAAAACGAGCAGCTGCAGCTGAGCAGAAAGCAAAAATTCTCGAAATGGCGCATGAATCAAGAGTCGTAGGTTTGGAGTCGAGACTCGCTGAATTATCAGAGACCGTGGGAGGATACGACAGAATGAGACAACAGGATCAATTTGCTATTCAGAAACTGAAGGATCAACTGTCGGAATTGCAGATGAATAAAGTTAAGGATTATTCCAGCAGAAATGTTGATGAGACtcctgaaattatttcaagtaGAATCAAAGAATTGTACAGTAAATTGTTGGACGTCTGCAACGAGAAGGATAACAAATTCAGTGTTGATGACTTTCTGCAGAACATGAATTTGCGCAACATATCCAAAGACTGCGATTACAAGGAACAATACGAAATTCTGGAGCACGAATTTGAGAACTACAAACAACAGATGTCAGCTAAATTAGAATCTGTGAATGATTtagaaagtgaaaataaaagagcTGATAAGAGTACAGAGCTCCATCTGGCAAGGACTTACAGTAAAAATCTGGAGGAGCGAATTCGGATGTTGAATAAGGAAGCGAGCAATAAAgaaagtgaaattaatttaaaattggaACAGCAGAATCAGCAGATCCAGGAGGAGAGAATTAGGTTTGAGAGGATATTATCTCAGAAGGAAACTGAGTTTCGGTCAAAAGTGGGAGCCCTTGAGCATCAAATACTTCGACAGAGGGAGAGATCGTTGGCCCTTCTCGAGGAGAAAGACCAGGAAATTACGACACTGAAGTCCTCATTTCGAGCTATTTTAACGAAGCACGAGGGTCTGTCTGGGAATCCCGAAGGAGGCGACGATAAAAAACTGATAGAGTCGAATGTTGATTTTGTTACATCACTTTTGACTGTCGATAGCCCACCTATGCTTCATTATGCGCAAGAATTGGCCAGGAGGGATATCCAAGTGTCCGGATTGAGAAAGCAAAACAGCGAATTGGAGGCTGCACTTCGGGAGAACCAGAGAGATTTTATGGCGACAACTCAGAGACATGCAGAGGAAATGAAAACTTTGGAAAGTAAAATTACTAG ACTCGAAGCGTACAAATCCCGAGAAGGTGCTAATCTCGAGTACCTGAAAAACGtaatcgttaattttttaaccAACAACGACAGTTCGAGCCGTCGCCACATGTTGAACGCCATAGGAACAGTTCTTCGTTTTACACCTGATGAAATGGGAAAAATCCAGCGAAATAAATGA
- the LOC135164252 gene encoding D-aminoacyl-tRNA deacylase 1 isoform X3: protein MKAIIQRVTQASVTVHGQVISSIANGLCVLVGIKTDDTLADVEYM from the exons ATGAAGGCTATTATTCAGAGGGTTACACAGGCGTCAGTCACAG TTCACGGGCAGGTAATTAGCAGCATTGCTAATGGGCTTTGTGTGCTTGTTGGGATAAAAACGGATGACACTCTTGCAGACGTGGAATACATGTAA